A single Kribbella aluminosa DNA region contains:
- the lepB gene encoding signal peptidase I yields the protein MSTVTVLALVITVVLRLFVAEAFYVPSESMYDTLTKDDRILAEKISYMHRDVQRGDIVVFKDPANWLNEAPAEPGALRRIGEFVGILPRSGEGHLVKRVIGIAGDRVVCCNKQGQITINGIALDEREYLLKDAKPSEIPFSVLVPAGHLWVMGDNRADSADSRAHMGGPGGGFVPVANVVGRACCVIWPSDRMTMLRPPDTFKKPGLKK from the coding sequence ATGAGCACCGTCACGGTGCTCGCGCTCGTCATCACGGTGGTCCTCCGGCTGTTCGTCGCGGAGGCGTTCTACGTCCCGTCCGAGTCGATGTACGACACGCTGACCAAGGACGACCGGATCCTCGCCGAGAAGATCAGCTACATGCACCGCGACGTCCAGCGCGGCGACATCGTCGTCTTCAAGGACCCGGCCAACTGGCTGAACGAGGCGCCGGCCGAGCCGGGCGCCTTGCGCCGGATCGGCGAGTTCGTCGGCATCCTGCCGCGCAGTGGCGAGGGTCATCTGGTGAAGCGGGTGATCGGCATCGCCGGCGACCGGGTGGTCTGCTGCAACAAGCAGGGCCAGATCACCATCAACGGGATCGCGCTCGACGAGCGGGAGTACCTGCTGAAGGACGCCAAGCCGTCGGAGATCCCGTTCAGCGTGCTGGTCCCGGCCGGACACCTGTGGGTGATGGGGGACAACCGGGCCGACTCGGCCGACTCCCGCGCCCACATGGGCGGGCCCGGCGGCGGATTCGTACCGGTCGCGAACGTGGTTGGCCGGGCTTGTTGCGTAATCTGGCCGTCTGACCGGATGACGATGCTGCGTCCTCCGGATACCTTCAAGAAGCCGGGGCTGAAGAAGTGA
- the lepB gene encoding signal peptidase I has protein sequence MTDTPTKPDAKDTKPARRSGFAAAAREFVLIVVGALIVSSILRAFVGQMFIIPSESMENTLLVGDRVVVEKLTDVKRGDVIVFEDPGGWLGQEESGQKRGSIGRFFEIVGLLPDSSHGHLIKRLIGMPGDKVACCDAKGRILVNGQPLDETSYLYPGDAPSQMDFQVTVPAGRIFVMGDHRSASGDSRVHLQELDANGGNQGDAAFVPLDKVTGRAIAIVWPANRWTKLGVPDTFKSVPAPRPRAGQTLDIPDATAQVTFCPPWPLG, from the coding sequence GTGACCGATACACCGACCAAGCCGGACGCCAAGGACACCAAACCGGCCCGCCGCTCGGGTTTCGCGGCCGCCGCTCGCGAGTTCGTGCTGATCGTGGTCGGCGCGCTGATCGTCTCGTCGATCCTGCGGGCGTTCGTCGGGCAGATGTTCATCATCCCGAGCGAGTCGATGGAGAACACCCTGCTGGTCGGTGACCGGGTCGTGGTGGAGAAGCTCACCGACGTCAAGCGCGGTGACGTGATCGTCTTCGAGGATCCGGGCGGCTGGCTCGGCCAGGAGGAGAGCGGCCAGAAGCGCGGCTCGATCGGCCGGTTCTTCGAGATCGTCGGCCTGCTGCCGGACTCCAGCCACGGCCACCTGATCAAGCGCCTGATCGGCATGCCGGGCGACAAGGTCGCCTGCTGCGACGCCAAGGGCCGGATCCTGGTGAACGGCCAGCCACTGGACGAGACCAGTTACCTGTATCCCGGGGATGCCCCGTCCCAGATGGACTTCCAGGTGACCGTCCCGGCCGGCCGGATCTTCGTCATGGGTGACCACCGGTCCGCGTCCGGCGATTCCCGCGTGCACCTGCAGGAGCTCGACGCGAACGGCGGCAACCAGGGCGACGCGGCCTTCGTGCCGCTCGACAAGGTCACCGGACGGGCGATCGCGATCGTCTGGCCGGCCAACCGCTGGACCAAACTCGGCGTGCCCGACACCTTCAAGTCGGTCCCGGCCCCCCGGCCCCGCGCCGGACAAACCCTCGATATCCCTGACGCCACCGCCCAAGTGACGTTCTGTCCCCCTTGGCCCCTAGGGTGA
- a CDS encoding ribonuclease HII has translation MSALPRGSTVRRDAGLYGYERALRRVGLDPIAGVDEAGRGPCAGPLVAAAVILPDGKRGQVPGLADSKLLTAKARDRCYEEVRKRALAWSVVAIEAPECDRLGMHVANVQALRRALFRLDVRPSYVLTDGFGVDGLGVPGLAIWKGDRVAACIAAASVIAKVTRDRVMEHWDKEYPQYGFGIHKGYCTPEHQAALDEYGPCPQHRRRFENVRRSLRPDMGQNVASPTGVESLPVSERSERTNNTAGPSAHAGAERSEVQA, from the coding sequence ATGAGCGCGCTGCCGCGCGGGAGCACGGTACGGCGGGACGCCGGGTTGTACGGGTACGAGCGGGCGCTGCGACGTGTCGGCCTGGATCCGATCGCCGGCGTCGACGAGGCCGGTCGTGGGCCGTGTGCCGGCCCGCTGGTGGCGGCTGCGGTGATCCTGCCGGACGGCAAGCGCGGCCAGGTCCCCGGTCTGGCGGACTCGAAGCTGCTCACCGCGAAGGCCCGGGACCGCTGCTACGAGGAGGTCCGCAAGCGCGCTCTGGCGTGGTCGGTGGTGGCGATCGAGGCGCCCGAGTGCGACCGCCTCGGGATGCACGTCGCGAACGTGCAGGCCCTCCGCCGGGCGCTGTTCCGCCTCGACGTGCGCCCGTCGTACGTGCTCACCGACGGCTTCGGCGTCGACGGTCTCGGCGTACCCGGCCTGGCGATCTGGAAGGGTGACCGCGTGGCGGCTTGCATCGCGGCGGCGTCCGTGATCGCCAAGGTGACCCGGGACCGGGTGATGGAGCACTGGGACAAGGAGTACCCGCAGTACGGGTTCGGGATCCACAAGGGTTACTGCACCCCGGAACACCAGGCGGCACTGGACGAATACGGCCCGTGCCCACAACATCGACGGCGGTTCGAGAATGTCCGCCGCAGTCTGCGGCCCGATATGGGACAGAATGTGGCCAGTCCCACCGGAGTGGAGAGCCTGCCTGTGAGCGAGCGTAGCGAGCGAACCAACAACACTGCTGGCCCCAGCGCTCATGCCGGAGCCGAGCGCAGCGAGGTGCAGGCATGA
- a CDS encoding DUF2469 domain-containing protein, translated as MSADDLEKYETDMELQLYREYKDVVGIFKYVVETERRFYLCNAVDLKVRTEGGDVYFEVTMADAWVWDVYRSARFVKNAKVVTFRDVNIEELAKSDLEVPKDADFGR; from the coding sequence ATGAGTGCTGACGACCTTGAGAAGTACGAAACCGATATGGAGCTGCAGCTCTATCGGGAGTACAAGGACGTCGTCGGGATCTTCAAGTACGTCGTCGAGACCGAGCGGCGCTTCTACCTGTGCAACGCGGTCGACCTGAAGGTCCGCACCGAGGGCGGCGACGTGTACTTCGAGGTCACGATGGCCGACGCCTGGGTCTGGGACGTCTACCGTTCCGCCCGCTTCGTCAAGAACGCCAAGGTGGTCACCTTCCGCGACGTCAACATCGAAGAACTCGCCAAGTCCGACCTCGAGGTCCCCAAGGACGCGGACTTCGGTCGCTGA
- a CDS encoding YraN family protein — MQTKNTVGRYGEDLAARYLSGAGFTVLERNWRCEFGEIDIVAREGNTLVVCEVKTRRGLNYGSPAESITYRKLARLRRLAGRWLQTHELRPAEIRIDIISILFDNNTPPRVDHVRGAV, encoded by the coding sequence ATGCAGACCAAGAACACCGTCGGACGGTACGGCGAAGATCTCGCCGCGAGGTATCTCAGCGGAGCCGGTTTCACCGTGCTCGAGCGCAACTGGCGCTGCGAGTTCGGCGAGATCGACATCGTGGCGCGCGAGGGCAACACACTCGTCGTCTGCGAGGTGAAGACCCGCCGCGGGCTGAACTACGGCAGCCCCGCGGAGTCGATCACCTACCGGAAGCTGGCGAGGCTACGCAGGCTCGCCGGCCGCTGGTTGCAGACACATGAGCTCAGACCGGCGGAGATCAGGATCGACATCATCTCGATCCTGTTCGACAACAACACGCCGCCGCGGGTCGACCATGTGCGGGGTGCTGTCTGA
- a CDS encoding YifB family Mg chelatase-like AAA ATPase translates to MALAQTWSVALVGLEGHLVEVETDIAQGLPKTTLIGLPDASLSEARDRVRAAVVNSGERFPDRKVTIGLSPATLPKTGSHYDVAIALSLLTAAGAVDPGVLRRTAIIGELGLDGRIREVRGALAMTLAASRAGFDRIVVPDLNVGEARLVPGIQVYGARSLRQVLALLRGVEVPEEAPPRAEPRLVSESLIRVPSVDLEDIIGQHEGRRAIEAAAAGGHHLFLHGPPGSGKTMLAERLAGLMPQLSTDDSLEVSAVHSLAGLLTNDAELVVRPPFIAPHHTASLVSLVGGGSGVPRPGAISCAHRGILFIDEAPEMHPLTLDTLRQPLESGFVEVHRAAAVAKFPARFMLVLAANPCPCGLAGTEQGICSCTPQILARYRQRISGPIKDRLDIQRQILPAARATATGEPAESTAVVAARVQAARDRQSHRYRSTAWTLNSEIPGPVLRREYPLDEASQHLLESHYTAGRLTARGFDRVVRLAWTLADLAARDTPTVEQTHEAFQLRSGHTLTPLTDHRPLKGPTP, encoded by the coding sequence ATGGCGCTCGCACAGACCTGGTCGGTCGCGCTGGTCGGGCTGGAAGGACACCTCGTCGAGGTCGAGACCGACATCGCCCAGGGCCTGCCGAAGACGACGCTGATCGGCCTTCCGGACGCCTCGCTGTCCGAAGCCCGCGACCGCGTCCGCGCCGCGGTGGTGAACAGCGGCGAGCGGTTCCCCGACCGCAAGGTCACGATCGGCCTGTCACCGGCCACGCTGCCGAAGACCGGCTCGCACTACGACGTCGCTATCGCGTTGTCCCTGCTCACGGCCGCGGGTGCGGTCGACCCGGGCGTCCTCCGCCGGACCGCGATCATCGGCGAGCTCGGGCTCGACGGCCGGATCCGTGAGGTTCGCGGCGCGCTCGCGATGACCCTGGCCGCGTCCCGCGCCGGCTTCGACCGCATCGTCGTCCCCGATCTGAACGTCGGGGAGGCCCGCCTCGTGCCCGGCATCCAGGTGTACGGCGCTCGCTCGCTGCGTCAGGTGCTGGCGCTCCTCCGCGGGGTCGAGGTGCCCGAGGAGGCGCCACCACGGGCCGAGCCGCGGCTGGTGTCGGAGTCGTTGATCCGGGTTCCGTCGGTCGACCTCGAGGACATCATCGGCCAGCACGAAGGCCGCCGGGCGATCGAGGCCGCGGCAGCCGGCGGTCATCACCTGTTCCTGCACGGCCCGCCGGGTTCCGGCAAGACGATGCTTGCCGAGCGGCTGGCCGGCTTGATGCCGCAGCTGAGTACGGACGATTCGCTGGAAGTCTCGGCCGTGCACTCGCTCGCCGGTCTACTCACGAACGACGCCGAGCTCGTCGTCCGGCCACCGTTCATCGCGCCGCACCACACGGCGTCGCTGGTCAGCCTGGTCGGCGGCGGGTCGGGCGTCCCGCGCCCGGGCGCGATCAGCTGCGCGCACCGGGGCATCCTGTTCATCGACGAGGCACCGGAGATGCATCCGCTGACGCTGGACACTCTGCGCCAGCCGCTCGAGTCCGGTTTCGTCGAGGTGCACCGGGCCGCAGCGGTCGCCAAGTTCCCGGCGCGCTTCATGCTGGTGCTGGCCGCCAACCCGTGCCCGTGCGGCCTCGCGGGCACCGAGCAGGGCATCTGCAGCTGCACTCCGCAGATTCTCGCGCGCTATCGACAGCGGATCAGCGGCCCGATCAAGGACCGCCTGGACATCCAGCGCCAGATCCTGCCCGCGGCCCGCGCCACGGCCACCGGCGAGCCGGCCGAGTCGACCGCCGTCGTCGCAGCCCGCGTCCAGGCTGCCCGCGACCGCCAGTCACACCGTTACCGCAGCACGGCCTGGACCTTGAACAGCGAGATCCCCGGCCCGGTCCTGCGCCGCGAGTATCCCCTCGACGAGGCCAGCCAGCATCTCCTCGAATCGCACTACACCGCAGGCCGCCTGACCGCCCGCGGCTTCGACCGAGTGGTCCGCCTCGCCTGGACCCTCGCCGACCTGGCCGCCCGCGACACCCCCACGGTCGAACAAACCCACGAAGCCTTCCAACTCCGCTCCGGCCACACCCTGACCCCCCTCACAGACCACCGCCCCCTCAAAGGACCAACCCCATGA
- the dprA gene encoding DNA-processing protein DprA, producing the protein MVADGNGEQERLARVGLSRVIEPGDLAALKAFDGLSAQEIWDRLHHNSPEYERWSTRLATVDPHRDLERATAAGARFVIPGDDEWPEQVDILYEAGQLSRRAGVPFGLWVRGRANLRHAVSRAVAMVGSRACSSYGEHVAAELSSGLADSGVTIVSGGAYGIDAAAHRGALSVAGLTIAVLACGVDVSYPKRNAALLSRIAEDGLVVAELPPGCAPTKLRFLARNRLIAAIAQGTVVIEAAIRSGALNTAGWAEQCGRTVLAVPGPVTSRMSAGSHLLVRERNAVLATNVADIIEATSPFGTGLTAPPRAPQTITDTLSPDVQRTLDAVPVHNPAPAARIAATAGLDLTTTESCLQTLATMTLITQTPTGWRLPPTTPPPTPSTP; encoded by the coding sequence GTGGTTGCTGACGGCAACGGAGAGCAGGAACGCCTGGCGCGGGTCGGCCTGTCCCGCGTCATCGAGCCAGGAGATCTCGCCGCACTGAAGGCGTTCGACGGGCTTTCCGCGCAGGAGATCTGGGACCGCCTGCACCACAACAGCCCTGAGTACGAGCGCTGGTCCACCCGCCTCGCCACCGTCGACCCGCACCGCGACCTCGAACGCGCCACCGCCGCGGGCGCACGTTTCGTGATCCCTGGCGACGACGAGTGGCCGGAGCAGGTCGACATCCTGTACGAGGCAGGCCAGCTGTCCCGCCGCGCCGGCGTACCGTTCGGCCTCTGGGTCCGCGGCCGCGCAAACCTCCGCCACGCAGTGTCCCGCGCCGTCGCAATGGTCGGCTCACGCGCATGCTCGTCGTACGGCGAACACGTGGCCGCCGAGCTCTCCTCCGGCCTCGCGGACAGCGGCGTCACGATCGTCTCCGGCGGCGCCTACGGCATCGACGCCGCCGCACACCGCGGTGCCCTGTCCGTTGCAGGTCTCACGATCGCGGTCCTCGCCTGCGGAGTCGACGTCAGCTACCCGAAACGCAATGCGGCGCTCCTCAGCCGCATCGCCGAGGACGGTCTGGTCGTCGCCGAACTCCCGCCCGGCTGTGCGCCGACAAAACTCCGCTTCCTCGCCCGCAACCGCCTGATCGCCGCAATCGCCCAAGGCACCGTAGTCATCGAGGCCGCCATCCGCAGCGGCGCCCTGAACACCGCCGGCTGGGCCGAACAATGCGGCCGCACAGTCCTCGCCGTCCCGGGCCCGGTCACGTCCCGCATGTCCGCGGGCAGCCATCTCCTGGTCCGCGAACGCAACGCAGTACTGGCCACCAACGTCGCCGACATCATCGAAGCAACCTCTCCGTTCGGCACCGGCCTGACCGCACCTCCGCGCGCCCCGCAAACCATCACCGACACCCTGAGCCCCGACGTCCAACGCACCCTCGACGCCGTCCCGGTCCACAACCCGGCCCCTGCCGCCCGCATAGCCGCCACCGCCGGCCTCGATCTCACCACCACCGAAAGCTGCCTACAGACCCTCGCCACGATGACCCTGATAACCCAAACCCCCACCGGCTGGCGCCTTCCACCCACCACACCACCCCCAACCCCATCCACCCCGTAA
- a CDS encoding APC family permease, protein MAPSANGQTVGRRLPVESAFTRVEDARHRLPRLFGRRDLVVLGLGVMIGSGIFSMSGVQAANVSGPAVILSFVIAAIVCLLAAACYAELSSTIPVSGSAYTFSYVTFGEMWAWLVGWALVLELVTAAAIVARVWSAYFLATLDGFGVTLPSGIAQFFGPEAKVNLVAPLLLLILTALIVTGTKLSSRVLTIVVIAKVAVILLVVVVGATHIKMENYHPFVPPARAAPAMADPTVLGWILDTSFGSFGMMGIFTAASTIVFAYIGFDLIATASEDARSPRKTVPQGMLLGVGAVTILYIAMAVVLVGMRPYGQLGGKAPVSEALASVGVGWAANVVNVGALLALMTVIMVVLIAQSRVLFNMGRDGLLPKSLGRVSRVYSSPARAAAAAGVAALVLTLYPKVLDLEELLVIGALFCFAFCAVGVLRLRRTEPNLERGFRVPIVPLIPLLSLAATVWLMLNLKTGTWVKFLIWMGIGVAIYGLYGRWHSRLANEDSWDFDLGDTDPGTGGLQVMRPGHDHSTELRAIRTPPDQQPAKANRGKHMRN, encoded by the coding sequence ATGGCCCCCTCAGCGAACGGACAGACCGTAGGCCGGCGCCTGCCGGTCGAGTCGGCGTTCACTCGAGTCGAGGACGCGCGGCACCGTCTGCCGCGGCTGTTCGGTCGTCGCGACCTGGTTGTACTCGGCCTGGGCGTGATGATCGGCTCCGGCATCTTCAGCATGAGCGGCGTTCAAGCGGCGAACGTGTCCGGACCGGCAGTGATCCTGTCGTTCGTGATCGCCGCGATCGTCTGCCTGCTGGCCGCGGCCTGTTACGCCGAACTGTCGTCCACGATCCCGGTCTCGGGCAGTGCGTACACGTTCAGCTACGTAACGTTCGGCGAGATGTGGGCATGGCTGGTCGGCTGGGCACTCGTCCTCGAACTCGTGACCGCGGCGGCGATCGTCGCCCGCGTCTGGTCGGCGTACTTCCTCGCCACCCTGGACGGCTTCGGAGTCACGCTGCCGAGCGGTATCGCGCAGTTCTTCGGGCCCGAGGCCAAGGTGAACCTGGTCGCCCCGCTGCTGCTGCTGATCCTGACCGCGCTGATCGTGACCGGTACCAAGCTGTCGTCGCGGGTGCTGACGATCGTCGTGATCGCGAAGGTCGCGGTGATCCTGCTGGTCGTGGTCGTCGGCGCGACCCACATCAAGATGGAGAACTACCACCCGTTCGTGCCGCCCGCCCGGGCCGCACCTGCGATGGCGGATCCCACGGTGCTGGGCTGGATCCTCGACACCTCGTTCGGTTCGTTCGGGATGATGGGCATCTTCACCGCGGCGAGCACGATCGTGTTCGCCTACATCGGCTTCGACCTGATCGCGACCGCGTCCGAGGACGCCCGCAGCCCGCGCAAGACCGTGCCGCAGGGCATGTTGCTCGGCGTCGGAGCGGTGACGATCCTCTACATCGCGATGGCGGTCGTCCTGGTCGGCATGCGCCCGTACGGTCAGCTCGGCGGTAAGGCCCCGGTCTCCGAGGCACTCGCCTCCGTCGGCGTCGGCTGGGCCGCGAACGTCGTCAACGTCGGCGCCCTGCTCGCGTTGATGACCGTCATCATGGTGGTCCTGATCGCGCAGAGCCGCGTGCTGTTCAACATGGGCCGCGACGGCCTGCTCCCGAAGAGCCTCGGCCGGGTCAGCCGCGTGTACTCCTCCCCCGCCCGCGCCGCAGCCGCTGCCGGCGTCGCCGCGCTCGTGCTCACGCTGTACCCGAAGGTGCTGGACCTCGAAGAGCTACTGGTCATCGGCGCCCTCTTCTGCTTCGCGTTCTGCGCGGTCGGCGTACTCCGTCTACGTCGCACGGAGCCCAACCTGGAGCGCGGCTTCCGGGTCCCGATCGTCCCGCTGATTCCGCTCCTCTCGCTGGCGGCGACCGTCTGGCTGATGCTCAACCTGAAGACCGGCACCTGGGTCAAGTTCCTGATCTGGATGGGCATCGGCGTCGCGATCTACGGCCTGTACGGCCGCTGGCACAGCCGCCTCGCCAACGAAGACAGCTGGGACTTCGACCTCGGCGACACCGACCCCGGCACCGGCGGCCTCCAAGTCATGCGCCCCGGCCACGACCACTCCACCGAACTCCGCGCCATCCGCACCCCACCCGACCAGCAACCCGCCAAAGCCAACCGCGGCAAGCACATGCGCAACTAG
- a CDS encoding tyrosine recombinase XerC, producing the protein MTPDEVSGNRSWPEGFAVLLADYERHLTAERDLSIHSVRAYIGDVADLLEHLIRLGHDDLDGLDIRGLRSWLAKQQSLGKSRSTMARRATAARVFTGWAQRTGRISTDPGALLASPKAHKTLPGVLGQADTRAVLAAAAVAADDGSPVGLRDLTIMELLYATGMRVGELCALDVDDIDRSRRVVRVFGKGRKERSVPYGVPAGQAIERWLAEARPKLVREGSGPAAFLGARGGRIDQRTVRRMVHQRVAVVDTDMAPHGLRHTAATHLLEGGADLRSVQELLGHASLATTQIYTHVSTDRLRQAYQQAHPRA; encoded by the coding sequence ATGACGCCGGACGAAGTCAGCGGAAACCGTTCCTGGCCGGAAGGTTTCGCTGTGTTACTTGCTGACTACGAAAGGCATCTGACGGCGGAAAGAGACCTCAGCATTCACTCCGTGAGAGCCTACATCGGCGATGTGGCGGATTTACTCGAACATTTGATTCGGCTTGGTCACGATGATCTCGACGGGCTGGATATCCGGGGTCTGCGGTCCTGGTTGGCCAAGCAACAAAGTCTGGGGAAATCCCGCAGCACGATGGCCCGCCGGGCGACGGCCGCAAGGGTGTTCACCGGCTGGGCGCAGCGGACCGGGCGGATCAGTACGGATCCCGGAGCGTTGCTCGCCAGCCCGAAGGCGCACAAGACGCTTCCAGGGGTGCTCGGCCAGGCCGACACCCGCGCGGTGCTCGCCGCGGCCGCGGTCGCTGCCGACGACGGCAGCCCGGTCGGGCTCCGCGACCTCACGATCATGGAGTTGCTGTACGCCACCGGGATGCGCGTCGGCGAGCTGTGCGCCCTCGACGTCGACGACATCGACCGGTCGCGCCGCGTCGTACGGGTGTTCGGCAAGGGGCGGAAGGAGCGGTCGGTGCCGTACGGCGTACCGGCCGGGCAGGCGATCGAGCGGTGGCTGGCCGAGGCGCGGCCGAAGCTGGTGCGCGAGGGGAGCGGGCCGGCGGCCTTCCTCGGGGCGCGTGGCGGCCGGATCGATCAGCGGACGGTACGGCGGATGGTGCACCAGCGGGTGGCTGTCGTCGACACGGACATGGCGCCGCACGGCCTCCGGCATACCGCGGCCACGCATCTGCTGGAGGGCGGAGCGGATCTGCGCAGCGTGCAGGAGCTGCTCGGTCATGCGTCGCTGGCGACCACCCAGATCTACACCCACGTTTCCACCGACCGGCTGCGGCAGGCGTATCAGCAGGCGCATCCCAGGGCCTGA
- a CDS encoding RrF2 family transcriptional regulator, translating to MRVSAKSDYALRALIEITQRWVANDHSVVSAEELSRAQGIPHGFLQGILADLRRAGVLSSQRGQSGGWRLAVDPNEISVADVMRAVDGPIVSISGVRPESVTYNEHAVVLQRVWIAARASLRDVLENTTLTDLARNKLPAGVERRSRDEDAWQARVPGS from the coding sequence ATGCGGGTTTCGGCGAAGTCTGACTATGCGTTGCGAGCTCTGATCGAGATCACCCAGCGGTGGGTGGCCAACGACCATTCGGTGGTGTCCGCCGAGGAGTTGAGCCGGGCGCAGGGCATTCCGCACGGGTTCCTGCAGGGGATCCTCGCCGACCTGCGCCGGGCCGGAGTGCTGTCCAGCCAGCGTGGGCAGTCCGGCGGGTGGCGGCTTGCGGTCGACCCGAACGAGATCTCCGTCGCCGACGTGATGCGGGCGGTCGACGGCCCGATCGTGAGCATCTCCGGCGTCCGGCCGGAGAGCGTCACGTACAACGAGCACGCGGTGGTCCTGCAGCGGGTCTGGATCGCGGCGCGGGCCAGCTTGCGGGACGTGCTCGAGAACACCACGCTGACCGATCTCGCCAGGAACAAGCTCCCGGCCGGCGTCGAACGCCGCTCCCGGGACGAGGACGCCTGGCAGGCGCGGGTCCCGGGGAGCTGA
- a CDS encoding VOC family protein yields MAEQQIKTFLMFESGAEKAMTFYLSLFEDAEIVSMHKYGAEGPGPDGSVMVAVFRLAGQQFMCSDSYEHHEFTFTPSVSLFVDCADEAELERLYNALVEGGSTLMPLGDYGFSKKFGWVNDRFGVSWQLNLPHA; encoded by the coding sequence ATGGCTGAGCAGCAGATCAAGACGTTCCTGATGTTCGAGAGTGGCGCGGAGAAGGCGATGACCTTCTACCTGTCGCTGTTCGAGGACGCCGAGATTGTGTCGATGCACAAGTACGGCGCCGAGGGGCCTGGTCCTGACGGGTCGGTCATGGTCGCCGTGTTCCGGCTGGCCGGGCAGCAGTTCATGTGCAGTGACAGCTACGAGCATCATGAATTCACCTTCACGCCTTCGGTGTCGCTCTTCGTGGACTGTGCGGACGAGGCCGAGCTCGAGCGGCTGTACAACGCGCTGGTCGAGGGTGGCAGCACGTTGATGCCGTTGGGGGACTACGGGTTCAGTAAGAAGTTCGGTTGGGTGAACGACCGGTTCGGGGTTTCGTGGCAGCTGAACCTGCCGCACGCGTAG
- a CDS encoding murein hydrolase activator EnvC family protein, whose amino-acid sequence MTVTVLALTTLALATPALPPKPVAGWPLDPRPEIVRGFELPAKPWLPGHRGVDLAGRPGQPVLAATPGTITYAGPVAGRGVITITYGAHRTTYEPVVADVPVGASVRTGTVIGRLSAIGSHCPPRTCLHWGLLQAKQYLDPLTLLATRPVRLLPLTARTATVPSPAPQPGAPPAPAPDTPIGDASYRNRRAAKLVIAAGAALTLAAGLLIRRP is encoded by the coding sequence ATGACAGTCACCGTCCTCGCCCTGACCACCCTCGCCCTGGCCACTCCGGCCCTGCCGCCCAAGCCCGTCGCCGGATGGCCCTTGGATCCACGCCCCGAGATCGTCCGCGGCTTCGAGCTACCCGCCAAACCGTGGCTCCCCGGCCACCGCGGCGTCGACCTCGCCGGCCGCCCCGGCCAACCGGTCCTCGCCGCCACCCCCGGCACGATCACGTACGCCGGTCCCGTCGCCGGCCGGGGCGTCATCACGATCACCTACGGCGCCCACCGCACGACGTACGAACCCGTAGTCGCCGACGTGCCGGTGGGCGCCTCCGTCCGCACCGGCACCGTCATCGGCCGCCTGTCCGCCATCGGCTCGCACTGCCCGCCGAGGACCTGCCTGCACTGGGGCCTCCTCCAGGCCAAGCAGTACCTCGACCCCCTGACCCTGCTCGCGACCCGCCCGGTCCGCCTCCTCCCACTCACAGCGCGGACCGCCACAGTTCCGTCCCCGGCGCCGCAGCCCGGAGCACCGCCCGCACCCGCACCGGACACCCCGATCGGCGACGCCAGCTACCGGAACAGACGCGCGGCAAAGCTCGTCATCGCCGCCGGCGCCGCACTCACACTCGCCGCCGGCCTGCTGATCAGACGCCCGTGA